The Candidatus Omnitrophota bacterium genome has a window encoding:
- a CDS encoding HD domain-containing phosphohydrolase, whose product MKQEFTDREYQQELFDKLKKSVSLKKEEECFGSCLKSAMWWLIEEPHPSAASIKKLVLNTCPFLKKPDFQKGASCVRMLEDMVEKAGLEKRMVRFECIEGLRGFIYPISQGDKLYGYIGACYTKKDVSDEIMDIFAAFTDTIVKEVQKELELSKLYETIRPRAIALSTVHTVHRLIGSTLDMNELLPRVARLSLQVIRANRCSIKLVDSTKKLLLPKATVDLRETKSKLKKVRIGRWSPGKAAKFGRPIRDKNHLATPLIDEDVIGVITLYDKIDGKPFTQFDQEIMSTLAEQAVIAIKNAHLYKEQEKLTFGMIKSLAAIVSTRKSGQYMPRASFLRITTLVGQKLHLSGYELKSIEYSILLHDAGQLIVPEEVLKKPAKLTEKQYNLVKEHPIIGAEILKPIKALKSIIPIILHHHENYDGTGYPKGLKKDQIPVGARIMAVVSAFEAMITKKPYRTPKSINAAAEEIRNSSGKQFDPKVVQAFLEVIKRKDISEMLAREKHGKR is encoded by the coding sequence ATGAAGCAGGAATTTACAGACAGGGAATACCAACAGGAACTTTTTGACAAGCTGAAGAAGAGCGTAAGCCTGAAAAAAGAAGAAGAATGTTTCGGCTCATGCCTAAAGAGCGCTATGTGGTGGCTCATAGAGGAGCCGCATCCTTCAGCGGCGTCTATAAAGAAACTCGTCTTAAACACATGCCCATTTCTTAAAAAACCTGATTTCCAAAAAGGCGCCAGCTGCGTCAGGATGTTGGAAGATATGGTGGAAAAGGCCGGCCTGGAGAAAAGGATGGTGCGGTTTGAATGCATAGAGGGCCTGCGCGGATTCATCTATCCTATTTCGCAGGGCGACAAACTATACGGCTACATAGGCGCATGTTATACCAAAAAAGATGTCTCCGACGAGATAATGGACATCTTCGCCGCTTTTACGGATACTATAGTAAAAGAAGTGCAGAAAGAACTTGAGCTATCCAAATTGTATGAGACGATACGTCCGCGCGCTATAGCGTTATCGACGGTCCACACGGTGCACAGGCTTATAGGCTCTACCCTTGATATGAACGAGCTTCTGCCTCGAGTGGCGAGACTTTCATTGCAAGTAATAAGGGCCAACAGATGTTCCATAAAACTTGTAGATTCCACCAAAAAACTGCTGCTGCCGAAGGCCACTGTAGACTTGAGAGAAACTAAATCAAAGCTTAAGAAGGTGCGCATAGGCCGCTGGTCGCCGGGCAAAGCCGCGAAATTCGGCAGGCCGATACGCGACAAAAATCACCTGGCCACACCTTTGATAGACGAGGATGTCATCGGTGTTATAACGCTATATGACAAGATAGACGGCAAACCCTTCACGCAATTCGACCAGGAGATAATGTCCACCCTTGCCGAGCAGGCGGTAATAGCGATAAAGAACGCGCATCTATATAAGGAGCAGGAGAAATTAACATTTGGAATGATAAAGTCCCTTGCGGCAATAGTGAGCACGCGCAAAAGCGGCCAGTATATGCCGCGGGCTTCATTTTTAAGGATAACGACGCTGGTCGGACAAAAATTACACCTTTCCGGATATGAGCTCAAGAGCATAGAATACTCGATACTGTTGCATGACGCGGGGCAGCTGATCGTGCCCGAAGAAGTCCTTAAAAAACCCGCGAAGCTCACCGAAAAACAGTATAATCTGGTAAAAGAACATCCGATAATAGGCGCAGAAATATTAAAACCGATAAAGGCATTAAAGTCGATAATCCCTATAATACTCCATCACCATGAAAACTACGACGGCACAGGCTATCCCAAAGGACTGAAGAAAGACCAGATCCCTGTAGGCGCCAGGATAATGGCGGTAGTGAGCGCTTTTGAGGCCATGATAACGAAAAAGCCTTACAGGACGCCTAAATCCATAAACGCGGCGGCCGAAGAGATCCGCAACAGCTCAGGAAAACAATTTGATCCAAAAGTAGTACAGGCGTTTTTAGAAGTCATAAAGAGAAAAGATATAAGTGAAATGCTTGCGAGGGAAAAACATGGCAAACGATGA
- a CDS encoding YajQ family cyclic di-GMP-binding protein, producing the protein MAKESFSFDIISEADLQEVDNAVNQAKKELAQRFDFRGSKSSIDYNRNEKKITLVGDDDFKLRSVNDILAAKLAKRGVSMKLLTFAEPQSIFGGCLQQIADLAAGIPQDKAKELVKIIKGLGFKVQAQIEGEKIRVSSPKKDDLQSVIAHLKKIDYPLALTFCNYR; encoded by the coding sequence ATGGCAAAAGAAAGTTTTTCATTCGACATAATTTCCGAAGCGGACCTGCAGGAAGTGGACAACGCGGTAAACCAGGCCAAGAAAGAGCTCGCGCAGAGATTCGATTTCAGGGGCAGTAAGTCGTCTATCGATTACAACCGGAACGAGAAAAAGATAACGCTTGTGGGTGATGACGATTTTAAGCTGCGCTCTGTAAATGATATACTTGCGGCAAAACTCGCGAAGAGAGGCGTCTCGATGAAGCTTCTGACATTCGCGGAGCCGCAAAGCATATTCGGCGGATGCCTTCAGCAGATAGCGGATCTGGCCGCCGGCATACCGCAGGATAAGGCCAAGGAACTCGTTAAAATAATAAAAGGGCTGGGATTTAAAGTCCAGGCGCAGATAGAAGGAGAGAAGATAAGGGTCTCTTCGCCGAAAAAAGATGACTTGCAGTCGGTCATAGCGCATCTTAAAAAGATAGATTATCCCTTAGCTCTTACTTTCTGTAATTACAGATAA
- a CDS encoding DNA alkylation repair protein — MSVSAIKKRLKQYSNKKKIPVLQRFFKTGPGEYAQGDIFIGVMVPYARKVVKEFKDIGLKYLPKLLRSPIHEERLTALLILVYKFKSADDTGKKKIYRLYMKNSAFVNNWDLVDLTAHHIIGGFLNDKDKRALYELAKSKNLWERRLAVIATFYYIRNNDFEETLRLSGMLMGDKEDLIHKAVGWMLREVGKRDVKTLEGFLSVHCENMPRTMLRYAIEKFPEPKRKAYLSKKMMKHADRHAIISAREK, encoded by the coding sequence ATGTCAGTATCGGCTATTAAAAAAAGATTAAAGCAATACAGTAATAAGAAAAAAATCCCCGTTCTCCAGCGGTTTTTTAAAACAGGCCCCGGTGAGTACGCCCAGGGTGACATATTTATCGGGGTTATGGTGCCTTATGCCAGGAAAGTTGTCAAAGAATTCAAAGATATAGGTTTAAAATACCTGCCAAAACTCTTAAGATCCCCCATTCACGAGGAGAGACTTACCGCGCTTTTAATACTCGTCTATAAATTCAAATCTGCCGATGATACCGGCAAAAAGAAGATATACCGGTTATACATGAAGAATTCCGCATTTGTAAATAATTGGGACCTGGTGGATCTGACCGCGCATCATATAATAGGCGGATTTCTTAATGATAAAGATAAGCGCGCGCTCTATGAGCTTGCGAAATCCAAAAATCTCTGGGAAAGACGATTAGCCGTAATAGCCACATTTTACTATATAAGAAATAACGATTTTGAAGAGACTCTAAGATTATCCGGAATGCTCATGGGCGATAAAGAAGATCTTATCCATAAAGCTGTCGGCTGGATGCTGCGGGAAGTGGGCAAGCGTGATGTAAAGACCCTTGAAGGCTTTTTGTCCGTCCACTGCGAAAATATGCCGCGGACGATGTTAAGATACGCCATTGAAAAATTTCCCGAGCCAAAGAGAAAGGCGTACTTAAGCAAGAAAATGATGAAACATGCCGACAGGCATGCTATAATAAGCGCAAGGGAAAAATAA